The proteins below come from a single Treponema phagedenis genomic window:
- the clpX gene encoding ATP-dependent Clp protease ATP-binding subunit ClpX: MAKFKGDSSLTCSFCGKREDSTRRIIPGPGVSICDHCVELCIEYLKDFKSVYPLALKSEIPTPAEFKEYLDQYIIGQDKAKRVLSVAVYNHYKRIINKPKEKDDVVIEKSNVLLVGPTGSGKTLLAKTLAQKMKVPFAIADATTLTEAGYVGEDVENILLKLIQNAGGDINAAERGIIFIDEIDKISRKSENVSITRDVSGEGVQQALLKIIEGTVASVPPQGGRKHPNQDMLKIDTSNILFICGGAFVGLDKIVEARISQHPIGFGADIKTIKDKRLDELYDNLSPDDLVKFGLIPEIIGRLPITVALNELTKDDLRKILTEPKNAIIKQFEASFKQDDVKLIFENSALNAIAQLAIDQNTGARGLRSIVEKLMLDAMFEAPSIKGKKELRITEEMITESEKPKIRLLSEKTA; this comes from the coding sequence ATGGCGAAGTTTAAGGGAGATTCATCGTTGACCTGTTCTTTTTGCGGAAAACGTGAAGACTCTACGCGTAGAATTATCCCCGGCCCGGGCGTTTCAATCTGTGATCATTGTGTTGAACTCTGTATTGAATATCTAAAAGATTTTAAATCAGTGTATCCGCTTGCACTTAAAAGTGAAATACCTACGCCGGCTGAATTTAAAGAATACTTGGATCAGTATATTATCGGGCAGGATAAGGCAAAAAGAGTACTTTCCGTTGCCGTGTATAATCATTATAAAAGAATCATCAATAAACCAAAAGAAAAAGATGATGTTGTTATTGAAAAATCAAATGTTCTTTTGGTCGGTCCAACAGGATCGGGAAAAACCTTACTGGCAAAAACACTCGCTCAAAAAATGAAAGTACCTTTTGCCATTGCCGATGCTACCACACTTACTGAAGCAGGCTATGTCGGAGAAGATGTAGAAAACATACTCTTAAAGCTTATTCAGAATGCGGGCGGAGATATAAATGCCGCAGAACGCGGTATTATTTTTATTGATGAAATCGACAAAATATCCCGCAAAAGCGAAAACGTATCCATCACACGAGATGTTTCAGGTGAAGGAGTTCAGCAAGCGCTGCTCAAAATAATTGAGGGGACGGTTGCATCTGTTCCTCCCCAAGGCGGAAGAAAGCATCCTAACCAGGACATGCTTAAAATTGACACATCAAATATCCTCTTTATTTGCGGCGGGGCTTTTGTCGGCTTGGACAAGATTGTTGAAGCTCGAATTTCCCAACATCCGATTGGATTCGGAGCAGATATAAAAACAATAAAAGATAAGCGCTTAGATGAGTTATACGATAATCTTTCTCCCGATGATCTGGTAAAATTCGGTTTAATCCCTGAAATAATCGGTCGTCTTCCCATAACGGTTGCTTTGAATGAACTTACAAAAGATGATTTACGAAAAATCCTTACTGAACCGAAAAACGCAATTATCAAACAGTTTGAAGCATCATTCAAACAAGACGATGTGAAACTCATCTTTGAAAATTCCGCTTTAAATGCAATTGCACAACTTGCTATTGATCAAAATACCGGTGCGCGCGGACTTCGCTCAATTGTAGAAAAACTCATGCTTGATGCAATGTTTGAAGCGCCTTCCATCAAAGGGAAAAAAGAGCTGAGAATTACCGAGGAAATGATAACAGAATCGGAAAAGCCGAAAATCCGGCTATTATCCGAAAAAACCGCATAA